From Dromaius novaehollandiae isolate bDroNov1 chromosome 15, bDroNov1.hap1, whole genome shotgun sequence, a single genomic window includes:
- the TCOF1 gene encoding treacle protein isoform X1, with amino-acid sequence MAAGGRGQRELLALIHQHLLRGGYARAARELQAQLGQKLLPSLTTSLEEIFTHWQKTPSNSRRRKVTDVETAIPEKIRVPDPVSSSESSEKEEDEKEKTKAVKASIPLVTNSAVNVESSEDDDSSSEEETPAGKDAVMAKPAVVSGKAANSLHSPNKTAAPADKAVVASAVHRTVVSNKQKPNAPAASAPPAKAGQKLASPEKLGHAVAAPGKVGQSKAPVTTNAPESSDSSSSSESEEEKETPAVNPAAPKVELKQAAGAAESSSEESSDETSSEEELTAPTVQAKPAVKAVQVNAAPVKSMPAAPVSTKKSALKQTAVAPNQAKLGSATVLGAAKPDDTSESSDSSDNENEEPASVTQTKPPPKSSQAVPSPVKPTPAASLSIKAAPAKTLPSAQGKPAPKPAVPKQGKTGLERTAVPTKPAESTKPVESTDSSDSEEEELSVPVSQKRLTEQPGHVPNLSQAAKVAGPEKAVGGTLKSQTSESGSSDSSDSEEETPVAQKQPPPAVKTNAVPKPTSAKKAQAPAPVPAPAPPPAESSDDSSEESDSEEEIIPPSQSLSQQNIKPTKAVSTAAAKANATLPSGKGIKAPAAPPACRVSESSSSDSSESDVLVGEVLPPPCLKQTAPTGKAPPANTAAPQAASVLRNPTAMPRKPGLQPAQDTKLSQAVLPTQAEETSDSSSSSDSDEEETAKQLPKPAGVLQKPGGTEPAHSSSSESSEEEGTASQSLLTGYLGVSKMATAPQIPKTVPSLPAGKAGQGKAAVPAANPLTKASVTAAPGNSSSSDSSDSDTDVEQVPAVHKAEDKPPPGQEAMGPSGKEKAAGKTALSPASLKASPVKKALTVKQNDVGAKGTQATPLSHTLLSIPESEESSSGSESEVTTAAKIPAVQTLGGLEEKKKKKKEKKEKKEKKKPSSTADKAVKTPKSKDKENKKQKASQKRKLPGEDGAVGQPKEKKRKGQASEEVPKKKKKKAAGDLEKLPGSKEKKKSNKKKKNGKEKKKKGKKASSEGEPLADGSAEVHKKKKKKKKTAESQELL; translated from the exons atggcggcgggcggccgcgggcagcgggagctgctggccctCATCCACCAGCACCTGCTGCGCGGCGGCTACGCCCGGGCGGCCCGCGAGCTGCAGGCGCAGCTGGGCCAG AAATTGCTTCCTTCCCTGACGACCTCTCTGGAGGAGATCTTTACCCACTGGCAAAA GACTCCCTCGAATTCCAGGAGAAGAAAGGTGACTGATGTGGAGACAGCCATCCCAGAAAAGATCAGAGTTCCTGATCCCGTGAGCAGCTCTGAGAGTTCAGAGAAAGAAGAGGAtgagaaagagaagacaaaagctGTCAAGG ccagCATTCCCCTGGTCACAAACTCAGCAGTGAATGTAGAAAGCAGTGAGGATGATGACTCTTCATCAGAAGAAGAGACGCCAGCTGGAAAAGATGCAGTTATG GCGAAGCCAGCTGTGGTTAGTGGCAAAGCTGCCAACTCCCTGCATTCTCCTAATAAAACCGCTGCTCCGGCAGACAAGGCAGTGGTGGCCTCTGCTGTGCACAGAACTGTGGTCTCAAATAAGCAGAAGCCCAATGCGCCAGCTGCGTCTGCACCTCCGGCCAAGGCTGGACAAAAGCTGGCCAGTCCTGAGAAGCTGGGACATGCAGTAGCAGCCCCGGGCAAAGTAGGTCAGAGCAAAGCACCAGTAACGACCAATGCACCAGAGAGCTCTGACAGCAGCAGCTCATCGGAGagtgaagaagagaaggaaacacCAGCAGTGAATCCAGCAGCCCCCAAAGTGG AGCTgaagcaggcagctggggcagctgagAGTAGCAGTGAGGAATCAAGTGATGAGACATCCTCCGAGGAGGAGCTCACAGCTCCAACAGTCCAG GCAAAACCAGCTGTGAAAGCAGTGCAAGTTAATGCAGCACCTGTGAAAAGCATGCCTGCCGCTCCAGTGTCCACCAAGAAGAGCGCATTAAAGCAAACAGCAGTGGCACCAAACCAGGCCAAGCTCGGATCAGCAACGGTTCTTGGGGCTGCAAAGCCTGATGACACTTCAGAGAGCAGCGACTCATCAGACAATGAAAATGAGGAACCTGCATCAGTAACCCAA ACAAAGCCACCTCCAAAATCCTCCCAGGCCGTCCCATCCCCAGTGAAACCCACACCGGCAGCGTCACTCTCCATCAAAGCAGCTCCAGCAAAAACGCTTCCATCAGCCCAAGGGAAGCCAGCACCAAAACCAGCAGTGCCAAAGCAGGGCAAAACCGGGCTGGAAAGGACTGCTGTTCCCACAAAGCCTGCTGAAAGTACGAAGCCCGTGGAGAGCACTGACTCCTCAGACAGTGAAGAGGAGGAACTCTCTGTGCCTGTCAGCCAGAAG agattAACAGAACAGCCTGGACACGTTCCCAACCTGAGCCAGGCTGCTAAAGTTGCGGGGCCTGAAAAGGCAGTGGGAGGCACCTTGAAAAGCCAGACCTCAGAGAGTGGGAGCAGTGACTCATCTGACAGTGAAGAAGAGACCCCCGTGGCACAGAAACAGCCTCCACCAGCTG TGAAAACCAATGCTGTGCCCAAGCCGACAAGTGCGAAGAAGGCACAAGCTCCAGCCCcggtgccagccccagcccctccgcctGCAGAGAGCAGTGATGATTCCAGTGAGGAATCAGATTCAGAGGAGGAAATAATCCCCCCTTCACAG AGCCTGTCACAGCAAAACATCAAACCAACCAAGGCTGTAAGTACAGCGGCTGCCAAGGCTAATGCCACGCTACCTTCGGGGAAGGGGATAAAAGCACCTGCTGCCCCACCAGCTTGCAGAGTATCCGAGAGCTCAAGTAGCGATTCCTCAGAGAGTGATGTGCTTGTGGGAGAG GTCCTTCCTCCTCCATGCCTGAAGCAGACAGCTCCTACAGGGAAAGCGCCTCCAGCCAACACTGCTGCTCCGCAGGCTGCTTCAGTCCTGAGAAATCCCACTGCTATGCCGAGGAAGCCAGGTCTGCAGCCTGCCCAGGACACCAAGCTGAGCCAGGCCGTGCTGCCCACCCAAGCAGAGGAGACCTCAGACAGCAGTAGTTCCTCTGACAGCGATGAGGAGGAGACAGCCAAGCAGCTCCCCAAACCTG CAGGTGTGCTGCAGAAACCAGGAGGGACTGAGCCAGCCCACAGCTCCTCCTCGGAGTCCAGCGAGGAAGAAGGGACAGCGTCGCAG TCCCTCCTCACAGGCTATCTGGGCGTCTCCAAGATGGCAACAGCACCTCAGATACCAAAGACGGTTCCTTCCTTGCCTGCAGGCAAAGCAGGGCAAGGGAaagcagcagtgcctgctgcTAACCCCCTCACCAAGGCTTCTGTAACAGCAGCCCCAGGCAACAGCTCCAGCAGCGACAGCAGTGACTCCGACACAGATGTTGAGCAGGTGCCTGCAGTCCACAAAGCAG AAGACAAACCCCCGCCGGGGCAGGAAGCCATGGGACCTTCTGgcaaagagaaggcagcagggaagacAGCACTGAGTCCTGCCAGCCTCAAAGCCTCCCCAGTCAAGAAAGCCCTGACCGTGAAGCAGAATGACGTTGGGGCAAAAGGGACACAAGCAACCCCATTGTCACACacgctgctctccatcccagagTCAGAGGAGTCAAGCTCAGGGAGTGAAAGTGAGGTTACCACAGCTGCCAAGATCCCTGCGGTGCAAACACTGGGAGGGttggaagagaagaagaaaaaaaagaaggagaaaaaagaaaagaaggaaaagaagaaaccctCCTCCACAGCAGACAAGGCTGTGAAAACACCCAAGAGCAAAGACAAAGAGAACAAGAAGCAGAAAGCCTCTCAGAAGCGGAAACTGCCAGGAGAGGATGGAGCTGTTGGGCAGCCCAAGGAGAAGAAGCGGAAAGGGCAAGCTAGTGAAGAAGTgcccaaaaagaaaaagaagaaagcagctgGTGACCTGGAGAAGCTGCCAGGgagcaaggagaagaaaaaatccaaCAAAA aaaaaaagaatggaaaagaaaagaagaagaagggcAAAAAAGCATCTTCAGAAGGGGAGCCGTTAGCAGATGGCTCTGCTGAAGTtcacaagaagaagaagaag aagaagaaaacagctgaATCTCAAGAATTGTTGTGA
- the TCOF1 gene encoding treacle protein isoform X3, with protein MAAGGRGQRELLALIHQHLLRGGYARAARELQAQLGQKLLPSLTTSLEEIFTHWQKTPSNSRRRKVTDVETAIPEKIRVPDPVSSSESSEKEEDEKEKTKAVKASIPLVTNSAVNVESSEDDDSSSEEETPAGKDAVMAKPAVVSGKAANSLHSPNKTAAPADKAVVASAVHRTVVSNKQKPNAPAASAPPAKAGQKLASPEKLGHAVAAPGKVGQSKAPVTTNAPESSDSSSSSESEEEKETPAVNPAAPKVELKQAAGAAESSSEESSDETSSEEELTAPTVQAKPAVKAVQVNAAPVKSMPAAPVSTKKSALKQTAVAPNQAKLGSATVLGAAKPDDTSESSDSSDNENEEPASVTQTKPPPKSSQAVPSPVKPTPAASLSIKAAPAKTLPSAQGKPAPKPAVPKQGKTGLERTAVPTKPAESTKPVESTDSSDSEEEELSVPVSQKRLTEQPGHVPNLSQAAKVAGPEKAVGGTLKSQTSESGSSDSSDSEEETPVAQKQPPPAVKTNAVPKPTSAKKAQAPAPVPAPAPPPAESSDDSSEESDSEEEIIPPSQVLPPPCLKQTAPTGKAPPANTAAPQAASVLRNPTAMPRKPGLQPAQDTKLSQAVLPTQAEETSDSSSSSDSDEEETAKQLPKPAGVLQKPGGTEPAHSSSSESSEEEGTASQSLLTGYLGVSKMATAPQIPKTVPSLPAGKAGQGKAAVPAANPLTKASVTAAPGNSSSSDSSDSDTDVEQVPAVHKAEDKPPPGQEAMGPSGKEKAAGKTALSPASLKASPVKKALTVKQNDVGAKGTQATPLSHTLLSIPESEESSSGSESEVTTAAKIPAVQTLGGLEEKKKKKKEKKEKKEKKKPSSTADKAVKTPKSKDKENKKQKASQKRKLPGEDGAVGQPKEKKRKGQASEEVPKKKKKKAAGDLEKLPGSKEKKKSNKKKKNGKEKKKKGKKASSEGEPLADGSAEVHKKKKKKKKTAESQELL; from the exons atggcggcgggcggccgcgggcagcgggagctgctggccctCATCCACCAGCACCTGCTGCGCGGCGGCTACGCCCGGGCGGCCCGCGAGCTGCAGGCGCAGCTGGGCCAG AAATTGCTTCCTTCCCTGACGACCTCTCTGGAGGAGATCTTTACCCACTGGCAAAA GACTCCCTCGAATTCCAGGAGAAGAAAGGTGACTGATGTGGAGACAGCCATCCCAGAAAAGATCAGAGTTCCTGATCCCGTGAGCAGCTCTGAGAGTTCAGAGAAAGAAGAGGAtgagaaagagaagacaaaagctGTCAAGG ccagCATTCCCCTGGTCACAAACTCAGCAGTGAATGTAGAAAGCAGTGAGGATGATGACTCTTCATCAGAAGAAGAGACGCCAGCTGGAAAAGATGCAGTTATG GCGAAGCCAGCTGTGGTTAGTGGCAAAGCTGCCAACTCCCTGCATTCTCCTAATAAAACCGCTGCTCCGGCAGACAAGGCAGTGGTGGCCTCTGCTGTGCACAGAACTGTGGTCTCAAATAAGCAGAAGCCCAATGCGCCAGCTGCGTCTGCACCTCCGGCCAAGGCTGGACAAAAGCTGGCCAGTCCTGAGAAGCTGGGACATGCAGTAGCAGCCCCGGGCAAAGTAGGTCAGAGCAAAGCACCAGTAACGACCAATGCACCAGAGAGCTCTGACAGCAGCAGCTCATCGGAGagtgaagaagagaaggaaacacCAGCAGTGAATCCAGCAGCCCCCAAAGTGG AGCTgaagcaggcagctggggcagctgagAGTAGCAGTGAGGAATCAAGTGATGAGACATCCTCCGAGGAGGAGCTCACAGCTCCAACAGTCCAG GCAAAACCAGCTGTGAAAGCAGTGCAAGTTAATGCAGCACCTGTGAAAAGCATGCCTGCCGCTCCAGTGTCCACCAAGAAGAGCGCATTAAAGCAAACAGCAGTGGCACCAAACCAGGCCAAGCTCGGATCAGCAACGGTTCTTGGGGCTGCAAAGCCTGATGACACTTCAGAGAGCAGCGACTCATCAGACAATGAAAATGAGGAACCTGCATCAGTAACCCAA ACAAAGCCACCTCCAAAATCCTCCCAGGCCGTCCCATCCCCAGTGAAACCCACACCGGCAGCGTCACTCTCCATCAAAGCAGCTCCAGCAAAAACGCTTCCATCAGCCCAAGGGAAGCCAGCACCAAAACCAGCAGTGCCAAAGCAGGGCAAAACCGGGCTGGAAAGGACTGCTGTTCCCACAAAGCCTGCTGAAAGTACGAAGCCCGTGGAGAGCACTGACTCCTCAGACAGTGAAGAGGAGGAACTCTCTGTGCCTGTCAGCCAGAAG agattAACAGAACAGCCTGGACACGTTCCCAACCTGAGCCAGGCTGCTAAAGTTGCGGGGCCTGAAAAGGCAGTGGGAGGCACCTTGAAAAGCCAGACCTCAGAGAGTGGGAGCAGTGACTCATCTGACAGTGAAGAAGAGACCCCCGTGGCACAGAAACAGCCTCCACCAGCTG TGAAAACCAATGCTGTGCCCAAGCCGACAAGTGCGAAGAAGGCACAAGCTCCAGCCCcggtgccagccccagcccctccgcctGCAGAGAGCAGTGATGATTCCAGTGAGGAATCAGATTCAGAGGAGGAAATAATCCCCCCTTCACAG GTCCTTCCTCCTCCATGCCTGAAGCAGACAGCTCCTACAGGGAAAGCGCCTCCAGCCAACACTGCTGCTCCGCAGGCTGCTTCAGTCCTGAGAAATCCCACTGCTATGCCGAGGAAGCCAGGTCTGCAGCCTGCCCAGGACACCAAGCTGAGCCAGGCCGTGCTGCCCACCCAAGCAGAGGAGACCTCAGACAGCAGTAGTTCCTCTGACAGCGATGAGGAGGAGACAGCCAAGCAGCTCCCCAAACCTG CAGGTGTGCTGCAGAAACCAGGAGGGACTGAGCCAGCCCACAGCTCCTCCTCGGAGTCCAGCGAGGAAGAAGGGACAGCGTCGCAG TCCCTCCTCACAGGCTATCTGGGCGTCTCCAAGATGGCAACAGCACCTCAGATACCAAAGACGGTTCCTTCCTTGCCTGCAGGCAAAGCAGGGCAAGGGAaagcagcagtgcctgctgcTAACCCCCTCACCAAGGCTTCTGTAACAGCAGCCCCAGGCAACAGCTCCAGCAGCGACAGCAGTGACTCCGACACAGATGTTGAGCAGGTGCCTGCAGTCCACAAAGCAG AAGACAAACCCCCGCCGGGGCAGGAAGCCATGGGACCTTCTGgcaaagagaaggcagcagggaagacAGCACTGAGTCCTGCCAGCCTCAAAGCCTCCCCAGTCAAGAAAGCCCTGACCGTGAAGCAGAATGACGTTGGGGCAAAAGGGACACAAGCAACCCCATTGTCACACacgctgctctccatcccagagTCAGAGGAGTCAAGCTCAGGGAGTGAAAGTGAGGTTACCACAGCTGCCAAGATCCCTGCGGTGCAAACACTGGGAGGGttggaagagaagaagaaaaaaaagaaggagaaaaaagaaaagaaggaaaagaagaaaccctCCTCCACAGCAGACAAGGCTGTGAAAACACCCAAGAGCAAAGACAAAGAGAACAAGAAGCAGAAAGCCTCTCAGAAGCGGAAACTGCCAGGAGAGGATGGAGCTGTTGGGCAGCCCAAGGAGAAGAAGCGGAAAGGGCAAGCTAGTGAAGAAGTgcccaaaaagaaaaagaagaaagcagctgGTGACCTGGAGAAGCTGCCAGGgagcaaggagaagaaaaaatccaaCAAAA aaaaaaagaatggaaaagaaaagaagaagaagggcAAAAAAGCATCTTCAGAAGGGGAGCCGTTAGCAGATGGCTCTGCTGAAGTtcacaagaagaagaagaag aagaagaaaacagctgaATCTCAAGAATTGTTGTGA
- the TCOF1 gene encoding treacle protein isoform X2: MAAGGRGQRELLALIHQHLLRGGYARAARELQAQLGQKLLPSLTTSLEEIFTHWQKTPSNSRRRKVTDVETAIPEKIRVPDPVSSSESSEKEEDEKEKTKAVKASIPLVTNSAVNVESSEDDDSSSEEETPAGKDAVMAKPAVVSGKAANSLHSPNKTAAPADKAVVASAVHRTVVSNKQKPNAPAASAPPAKAGQKLASPEKLGHAVAAPGKVGQSKAPVTTNAPESSDSSSSSESEEEKETPAVNPAAPKVELKQAAGAAESSSEESSDETSSEEELTAPTVQAKPAVKAVQVNAAPVKSMPAAPVSTKKSALKQTAVAPNQAKLGSATVLGAAKPDDTSESSDSSDNENEEPASVTQTKPPPKSSQAVPSPVKPTPAASLSIKAAPAKTLPSAQGKPAPKPAVPKQGKTGLERTAVPTKPAESTKPVESTDSSDSEEEELSVPVSQKRLTEQPGHVPNLSQAAKVAGPEKAVGGTLKSQTSESGSSDSSDSEEETPVAQKQPPPAVKTNAVPKPTSAKKAQAPAPVPAPAPPPAESSDDSSEESDSEEEIIPPSQSLSQQNIKPTKAVSTAAAKANATLPSGKGIKAPAAPPACRVSESSSSDSSESDVLVGEVLPPPCLKQTAPTGKAPPANTAAPQAASVLRNPTAMPRKPGLQPAQDTKLSQAVLPTQAEETSDSSSSSDSDEEETAKQLPKPGVLQKPGGTEPAHSSSSESSEEEGTASQSLLTGYLGVSKMATAPQIPKTVPSLPAGKAGQGKAAVPAANPLTKASVTAAPGNSSSSDSSDSDTDVEQVPAVHKAEDKPPPGQEAMGPSGKEKAAGKTALSPASLKASPVKKALTVKQNDVGAKGTQATPLSHTLLSIPESEESSSGSESEVTTAAKIPAVQTLGGLEEKKKKKKEKKEKKEKKKPSSTADKAVKTPKSKDKENKKQKASQKRKLPGEDGAVGQPKEKKRKGQASEEVPKKKKKKAAGDLEKLPGSKEKKKSNKKKKNGKEKKKKGKKASSEGEPLADGSAEVHKKKKKKKKTAESQELL, from the exons atggcggcgggcggccgcgggcagcgggagctgctggccctCATCCACCAGCACCTGCTGCGCGGCGGCTACGCCCGGGCGGCCCGCGAGCTGCAGGCGCAGCTGGGCCAG AAATTGCTTCCTTCCCTGACGACCTCTCTGGAGGAGATCTTTACCCACTGGCAAAA GACTCCCTCGAATTCCAGGAGAAGAAAGGTGACTGATGTGGAGACAGCCATCCCAGAAAAGATCAGAGTTCCTGATCCCGTGAGCAGCTCTGAGAGTTCAGAGAAAGAAGAGGAtgagaaagagaagacaaaagctGTCAAGG ccagCATTCCCCTGGTCACAAACTCAGCAGTGAATGTAGAAAGCAGTGAGGATGATGACTCTTCATCAGAAGAAGAGACGCCAGCTGGAAAAGATGCAGTTATG GCGAAGCCAGCTGTGGTTAGTGGCAAAGCTGCCAACTCCCTGCATTCTCCTAATAAAACCGCTGCTCCGGCAGACAAGGCAGTGGTGGCCTCTGCTGTGCACAGAACTGTGGTCTCAAATAAGCAGAAGCCCAATGCGCCAGCTGCGTCTGCACCTCCGGCCAAGGCTGGACAAAAGCTGGCCAGTCCTGAGAAGCTGGGACATGCAGTAGCAGCCCCGGGCAAAGTAGGTCAGAGCAAAGCACCAGTAACGACCAATGCACCAGAGAGCTCTGACAGCAGCAGCTCATCGGAGagtgaagaagagaaggaaacacCAGCAGTGAATCCAGCAGCCCCCAAAGTGG AGCTgaagcaggcagctggggcagctgagAGTAGCAGTGAGGAATCAAGTGATGAGACATCCTCCGAGGAGGAGCTCACAGCTCCAACAGTCCAG GCAAAACCAGCTGTGAAAGCAGTGCAAGTTAATGCAGCACCTGTGAAAAGCATGCCTGCCGCTCCAGTGTCCACCAAGAAGAGCGCATTAAAGCAAACAGCAGTGGCACCAAACCAGGCCAAGCTCGGATCAGCAACGGTTCTTGGGGCTGCAAAGCCTGATGACACTTCAGAGAGCAGCGACTCATCAGACAATGAAAATGAGGAACCTGCATCAGTAACCCAA ACAAAGCCACCTCCAAAATCCTCCCAGGCCGTCCCATCCCCAGTGAAACCCACACCGGCAGCGTCACTCTCCATCAAAGCAGCTCCAGCAAAAACGCTTCCATCAGCCCAAGGGAAGCCAGCACCAAAACCAGCAGTGCCAAAGCAGGGCAAAACCGGGCTGGAAAGGACTGCTGTTCCCACAAAGCCTGCTGAAAGTACGAAGCCCGTGGAGAGCACTGACTCCTCAGACAGTGAAGAGGAGGAACTCTCTGTGCCTGTCAGCCAGAAG agattAACAGAACAGCCTGGACACGTTCCCAACCTGAGCCAGGCTGCTAAAGTTGCGGGGCCTGAAAAGGCAGTGGGAGGCACCTTGAAAAGCCAGACCTCAGAGAGTGGGAGCAGTGACTCATCTGACAGTGAAGAAGAGACCCCCGTGGCACAGAAACAGCCTCCACCAGCTG TGAAAACCAATGCTGTGCCCAAGCCGACAAGTGCGAAGAAGGCACAAGCTCCAGCCCcggtgccagccccagcccctccgcctGCAGAGAGCAGTGATGATTCCAGTGAGGAATCAGATTCAGAGGAGGAAATAATCCCCCCTTCACAG AGCCTGTCACAGCAAAACATCAAACCAACCAAGGCTGTAAGTACAGCGGCTGCCAAGGCTAATGCCACGCTACCTTCGGGGAAGGGGATAAAAGCACCTGCTGCCCCACCAGCTTGCAGAGTATCCGAGAGCTCAAGTAGCGATTCCTCAGAGAGTGATGTGCTTGTGGGAGAG GTCCTTCCTCCTCCATGCCTGAAGCAGACAGCTCCTACAGGGAAAGCGCCTCCAGCCAACACTGCTGCTCCGCAGGCTGCTTCAGTCCTGAGAAATCCCACTGCTATGCCGAGGAAGCCAGGTCTGCAGCCTGCCCAGGACACCAAGCTGAGCCAGGCCGTGCTGCCCACCCAAGCAGAGGAGACCTCAGACAGCAGTAGTTCCTCTGACAGCGATGAGGAGGAGACAGCCAAGCAGCTCCCCAAACCTG GTGTGCTGCAGAAACCAGGAGGGACTGAGCCAGCCCACAGCTCCTCCTCGGAGTCCAGCGAGGAAGAAGGGACAGCGTCGCAG TCCCTCCTCACAGGCTATCTGGGCGTCTCCAAGATGGCAACAGCACCTCAGATACCAAAGACGGTTCCTTCCTTGCCTGCAGGCAAAGCAGGGCAAGGGAaagcagcagtgcctgctgcTAACCCCCTCACCAAGGCTTCTGTAACAGCAGCCCCAGGCAACAGCTCCAGCAGCGACAGCAGTGACTCCGACACAGATGTTGAGCAGGTGCCTGCAGTCCACAAAGCAG AAGACAAACCCCCGCCGGGGCAGGAAGCCATGGGACCTTCTGgcaaagagaaggcagcagggaagacAGCACTGAGTCCTGCCAGCCTCAAAGCCTCCCCAGTCAAGAAAGCCCTGACCGTGAAGCAGAATGACGTTGGGGCAAAAGGGACACAAGCAACCCCATTGTCACACacgctgctctccatcccagagTCAGAGGAGTCAAGCTCAGGGAGTGAAAGTGAGGTTACCACAGCTGCCAAGATCCCTGCGGTGCAAACACTGGGAGGGttggaagagaagaagaaaaaaaagaaggagaaaaaagaaaagaaggaaaagaagaaaccctCCTCCACAGCAGACAAGGCTGTGAAAACACCCAAGAGCAAAGACAAAGAGAACAAGAAGCAGAAAGCCTCTCAGAAGCGGAAACTGCCAGGAGAGGATGGAGCTGTTGGGCAGCCCAAGGAGAAGAAGCGGAAAGGGCAAGCTAGTGAAGAAGTgcccaaaaagaaaaagaagaaagcagctgGTGACCTGGAGAAGCTGCCAGGgagcaaggagaagaaaaaatccaaCAAAA aaaaaaagaatggaaaagaaaagaagaagaagggcAAAAAAGCATCTTCAGAAGGGGAGCCGTTAGCAGATGGCTCTGCTGAAGTtcacaagaagaagaagaag aagaagaaaacagctgaATCTCAAGAATTGTTGTGA